Proteins found in one Oryza glaberrima chromosome 4, OglaRS2, whole genome shotgun sequence genomic segment:
- the LOC127769401 gene encoding probable aspartyl protease At4g16563: protein MRLLLCFLCFGLLLVSSSLQCHGLLLPLTNTLSSLRPANDTATIHRLLRSSSLRSSARHRGRRHGTRRAPPPPPRHRQLSLPLAPGSDYTLSLSVGPPSTASSVSLFLDTGSDLVWFPCAPFTCMLCEGKATPGGNHSSPLPPPIDSRRISCASPLCSAAHSSAPTSDLCAAARCPLDAIETDSCASHACPPLYYAYGDGSLVANLRRGRVGLAASMAVENFTFACAHTALAEPVGVAGFGRGPLSLPAQLAPSLSGRFSYCLVAHSFRADRLIRSSPLILGRSTDAAAIGASETDFVYTPLLHNPKHPYFYSVALEAVSVGRKRIQAQPELGDVDRDGNGGMVVDSGTTFTMLPSDTFARVADEFARAMTAARFTRAEGAEAQTGLAPCYHYSPSDRAVPPVALHFRGNATVALPRRNYFMGFKSEEGRSVGCLMLMNVGGNNDDGEDGGGPAGTLGNFQQQGFEVVYDVDAGRVGFARRRCTDLWDTLSRR, encoded by the coding sequence ATGCGCCTCCTACTCTGCTTCCTCTGCTTCGGCTTGCTTCTCGTCTCCTCCTCGCTGCAATGCCACGGGCTGCTTCTGCCGCTCACCAACACCCTCTCCTCGCTCCGCCCAGCCAATGACACCGCCAccatccaccgcctcctccgctcctcctccctccgttcctccgcgcgccaccgcggccgccgccacggcacgcgccgcgcgcctcctcctcctccacggcaCCGCCAGCTCTCGCTGCCGCTCGCGCCGGGGAGCGACTACACGCTGTCGCTCTCGGTCGGCCCGCCTTCCACGGCCAGCTCCGTGTCGCTCTTCCTCGACACCGGCAGCGACCTCGTCTGGTTCCCCTGCGCGCCGTTCACCTGCATGCTCTGCGAAGGCAAGGCGACGCCTGGTGGCAACCACTCCAGCCCGCTCCCCCCACCGATCGACTCCCGCCGCATCTCCTGCGCGTCGCCGCTCTGCTCCGCGGCGCACTCCTCCGCGCCCACCTCCGACCTGTGCGCCGCGGCGCGGTGCCCGCTCGACGCGATCGAGACCGACTCGTGCGCGTCCCACGCGTGCCCGCCGCTGTACTACGCGTACGGGGACGGCAGCCTCGTCGCGAACCTGAGGCGCGGACGCGTCGGGCTGGCCGCGTCCATGGCCGTGGAGAACTTCACCTTCGCCTGCGCGCACACGGCGCTCGCCGAGCCCGTCGGGGTGGCCGGGTTCGGGCGCGGCCCGCTCTCGCTCCCGGCCCAGCTCGCCCCGTCGCTCTCCGGCAGGTTTTCCTATTGCCTCGTCGCCCACTCATTCCGCGCCGACCGGCTCATCCGGTCAAGCCCGCTGATCCTCGGCCGCAGCACGGACGCCGCCGCGATCGGCGCCTCCGAGACGGACTTCGTGTACACGCCGCTGCTGCACAACCCGAAGCACCCCTACTTCTACTCGGTGGCGCTCGAAGCCGTCTCGGTGGGCAGGAAGAGGATACAGGCCCAGCCCGAGCTCGGGGACGTGGAccgcgacggcaacggcgggaTGGTGGTGGACTCGGGCACGACGTTCACCATGCTGCCGAGCGACACGTTCGCGCGGGTGGCCGACGAGTTCGCGCGCGCGATGACCGCGGCGCGGTTCACGCGCGCCGAGGGCGCGGAGGCCCAGACAGGGCTCGCCCCCTGCTACCACTACTCCCCGTCGgaccgcgccgtgccgccggtgGCGCTCCACTTCCGTGGCAACGCGACGGTGGCGCTGCCGCGGAGGAACTACTTCATGGGGTTCAAGAGCGAGGAGGGGCGGAGCGTCGGGTGCCTGATGCTGATGAACGTCGGCGGgaacaacgacgacggcgaagacGGTGGTGGTCCGGCAGGGACGCTTGGCAACTTCCAGCAGCAGGGGTTCGAGGTGGTGTACGACGTGGACGCCGGTCGCGTCGGCTTCGCCCGCCGCCGGTGTACGGACCTGTGGGACACGCTCTCGCGCCGGTGA